The window GTTGCGGATGGCGTGCACGGCCACCTGCGGGTCGTCGGCGCACACCTGGACGCAGAGGTCGCCGTCGGATGCTGCGGGGTCGAGATCGTCGCCGAGGAACGCGGGGAGGCGCTCGAGCGCCGTGGGGCGCGCGCCGGCCAGCCCGTACCGGTCGTCGAACAGCGAGGGCCCGAAGCCGAACGTGATCGTGAGGCCGTTCGCGGCGAGCCCCTGCGCTTCGCCGGTGTCGTCCGGTGGCGCTTCGGGGGATCCCCCGACCGCTCCGGTCGCGCTGACCTCGAGCCCCTGCGACATCCGCGCCGAGGCGTAGGTCCAGTCCTGCAGGAGCGAGATGAGGTCGTCGCGGTCGGTACGAGCCATCATGTCGAACGCGGCGAAGTGCAGGTGCTCCTGCACGGGGGTCGTGATCCCCGCCTGATGCGTGCCATAGAAGTCGTACGCCGTCGCGGCCGGATCCACCGAGGTCGCCGCGGCCGCCGTGCGCTGTGCCACGACGCCGCCGCCGGCGCCCATCACGAGACCCGCGGCGCCCGCCCCGACCGCCCAGCCGAACAGCCCGCGCCGGGAGACGCCGGTCGCGTGGTCGGGGGTCGGGGCGTCGTCGTCGGGCGTCTCGTCCAACTCGGTGGTCACATCACTCCAGGACGGTCACGGTGAGCTGCGAGAGCGGCTCGGCCAGCGCGTTGATGAGGTCGGTGAACTCGCGCTTGTCGGCGTCGGTCAGCTGCCCGTAGCCGACGAAACCGTCGGTGAGCGAACCGTGCGCGGCGAGCGACGCCTCGAGATCGGCGTAGCCGGCCTCGATCTCTTCGACGAGGGCGCCACCCTCGTCGCCCTTCGATGCGGCGAAGTCGGACACGAGCGAGAACGCCATCTTCGAGCCCTCGACGTTCGCGGCGAAGTCGTAGAGGTCGGTCCCCGACCACCAGTCCTCCTCGCCGCTGATCTTGCCCGTGGCGACCTCGTCGAGGAGCGCGATCGCGCCGTTCGAGATGCCCGCGACGCCCTGCGCGTCGAGAGCCGTCTGGAAGTCGGCGGAGTGCACGTAGTCGTACAGCTCCTGCACGTCGGTGATCAGCTGGTCGCCGTAGGAAGCGCGTTCCTCGGCCGTCGACGGCGCCCAGTCCTGCCAGGCGGGCGTCTCGCCGTCGGCGTTCAGGGCGTCCTGAGCCGGCACCCAGAGGTCTTTCTCGATGCGGTGGAATCCGGTCCAGTCGAGCCCCTCGGCGACGGCGTCGACCTCGCGGTAATCGATGCGGGGGTCGAGGTCGCCCAGCGCTTCGGCGACGGGCTCGATGCGCTCGTAGAACGCGCGCACCTGCGGGAACTGCGCCTGCGCCGCCGCATCGTCGCCCGATTCGTAGGCGGCGACGAACGCGTCGACGGCGGGTACGAGCTGGCCGACCTGGTCCTTGACGAACGCAGCGTAGAGGTCGACGGCCTGCTGCTTCTGCTCGGCGTCGGGTCCGTCGATCGCGACGGCATCGCCGCTGACGGCGAAGCCGGCCCTGCCGACCCCGTCGCCGATCATGCCGGGCTTGCAGAGGGTGTAGTAGTCGCCGGGCTGCGCGACGACCGTGAGCGTGCGCGAAGCGCCCGGCGCGATGTTCTCGACCTCGCCCACGATGCGCAGGCCATCGTCGGCGAGCAGATAGAACTCCGTCACCTCGTCGCCGCTGTTGGTGACGTCGAACGCGAGGGTGCCGCTCGTGGCGCTCGACCCCGACACCTCGCAGCCGTCGGCGGTGGAGGTAACGGTGAGGGCATCGGATGCGGCGACGTCGGCCTTCGCGACGCAACCGGCCAGAACGATGGTCACGACCCCGAGGGCCGCTGCCGCTCCGACGAGACGAGAGGTGTTCATGCTGCTCCTTGCTGTGTGGTGGACGCGCCGGCGGCGGGGACGCCGGCGCCGTTCGCGGGAACCTCGTTGCCGAGCGCGGAGGTCGTCGACGCCGCGGGGGCCGACGTCGCTCGTGCAGGGCGCCCCATCGCGCCGCGGACGAAGAAGAGGCCGACGACGGCGATGTACACGACCCACGCGATGACCTGCAGCCAGGTCATCCGCGGCATGAAGCCGATCGTGGCCTGCAGGATGGCGGCGAGCGGGCTGCCCGGGGGAACGGCGACGGAGACGTCGAAGGCCCACCCGAACGGCAGCGCCGCCCACCCGGTCGCCACGGCGCCGGTGGCAGCGTCGAGCGGTGCGGCGGCGGTGAAGGGGCCCGGAAGCGCGCCGGCCTCCTGCAGGTCGTGGATCGCGTAGGCGAGCACTCCGGCCGCGACGATGACGAGGAACGCGCCCGTCCAGGTGAAGAAGACGCGGAGGTTGAGCCGCAGCATCCCCCTTGCCACCGCCCACCCGAGCACGACCGCGCACGCCAGACCGAGCAGGGCTCCGAGGAGCGCGTCGGGGGCGTTGCCGAACGACTGCACCATCGACCACAGCAGCAGAGTGGTCTCGATCCCCTCGCGGGCGACCGAGACGAAGCCGATCGCGATGAGGGCCCAGACGCTCCCGGCGACGAGAGCCCGCTGCACTCCGCTCTCGAGGTCGTTCTTCAGCGTGCGAGCGGTGCGCTGCATCCAGAAGATCATCCAGGTCACCATCGCGACCGCGACGAGCGAGAGGAGTCCGCCGATGAGTTCCTGGGCCTCGAACGTGAGCGAGTACGCGCCGAACGTGAGGATCGCACCGATGCCGAGCGAGAGGATCACCGCCAGAGCGACACCGGCCCAGAGGCGGGGGAGCGCGTCGCGACGGCCGGCTCGCGAGAGGTAGGCGACGAGGATGCCGACGACGAGGGCAGCTTCCAGGCCTTCGCGCAGGCCGATGAGGAAGGTCGCGAACACGGGCGGACGTCCTTGCGGTGGGGAACGGGAACGAGGGGAGCCCATCGGGTCGGCCTCATGAGGTAAGGCTTGCCTCACCGATCCGAAACAGTACGCCCATCGAGGCCGTTCCGTCCACACGACGCATCGACGTCGAACGACGTCGCTCGACGAAGCCCCGTCGTTCCGCCGGGATCACACCCCCTCAGGGGATGAGACGCTCCGCACGGTAGCGGTCGAAGAGCGCAGTGAAAGAGTCGACGGTGCGGTGGTGCAGGGTGAATCCGGCCAGGCGCGACTTGCTCATGTCGGTGACGACCTCGATCTCCCGGCCGAGGTCGGCGTCGGTGTGCCACCACGAAGCGATCCGGGCGACGTCGGGCTCGGCGAGTCCGTGTGCCGCGACCAGGCGATCCCAGACCTGCTGCGCATCGGCCATCCGCTCCGCCAGCGGCTGGGGGGTCTCGACGGGGCCGACCGGGTCGACGCCGAAGTACGCGGCCAGCCGCGGCCACATCCAGCGCCAGCGGAAGACGTCGCCGTTCACGACGTTGAACGCCTCGTCGCGGCCGGCGTCGGATGTGGCCGCCCACACCATCTGCTCGGCCAGCACGGTCGCGTCGGTCATGTCGGTCAGCCCGTTCCACTGCGTGAGCGACCCCGGGAAGACGAAAGGTGCGCCGAGTTCGCGGCAGATCGACGCGTAGACCGCCAGGGTCAGGCCCATGTTCATCGCGTTGCCGACCGCGTGGCCGATCACCGTGTGCGAGCGGTGCACCGACCACGTGAACCCTCCGCGCGCGGCCGCGGCGAACAGCTCGTCCTCCTGCGCGTAGTAGAAGTTGGGGGCGTCCAGACGCGGTTCGTCCTCATGGAACGGTGTGTCGGGCATCGCTCCCTGGCCGTACGCCTCGAAGGGCCCGAGGTAGTGCTTCAGGCCGGTGACGAGCGCCACGTGCGCGACCGGTGCGGAGGAGAGCGCCGCGAGGAGATCGCGGACCATCCCGCCGTTGACAGCGATGTTTTCCTCCTCTGTGGCCTGACGCGACCAGGCCGTGAAGAACACGTGCGTGGGGCGTTCGTCCGCCAGCACTCGGGCGAGGTCGGCCGCCGATCGCAGATCCGCCGACAGCGCCCGCACGCCCGCGCGCGGTGCACCGGGGCGTCGGGAGAGCGCCGTCACCTCCCATCCGCGCTCGGCGAGCAGGTCGACCAGGGCCGACCCGCCGATCCCGGTCGCGCCGACGACGAGTGCGCGGCGATCCGGATCGAAGGGGGAGGAGGGGGTGTTCGCGGAGGAAGTCATCCCCCGGCCCAACGCGGGCGGGCGGGAGGCATTCCCGGTAGGGAGGGCGCGGTCCGCGCAACCCCCGGCGAACGCGAAGCATCCGCGCTTACGCTGACGCCACCCGCAATCGAGGAGGACCCGTGCCGCGCACCATCGTCATCACCGGAGCCAGCGACGGCATCGGCGCCGCATCCGCCCGTCAGCTCACCGACGCCGGCGAGCAGGTCGTGGTCGTCGGGCGCAATCCCGAGAAGACCGCCAAGGTCGCCCGGCAGCTGGGAGTGCCCTCGCACGTCGCCGACTACAGCGATCTCTCCCAGGTGCGAGACCTCGCCGCCGTGCTCCTGGAGACCTACCCCCGCATCGACGTGCTCGCCAACAACGCCGGAGGCGTCTTCGGCGAGCGCACCGTGACGAAGGACGGTTACGAGCTGACCTTCCAGGTCAACCACCTCGGCGGCTTCCTCCTCACCAACCTGCTGATGGATCGGCTGATCGAGAGCAGTGCGTCGATCGTGCAGACCTCGAGCTTCGCCGCTCGCGGCTTCTCCCGCTTCGACATCGACGACCTCCAGGGCGAGAACCGCTTCTCGGCGACGACGGCCTACGGCAACGGCAAGCTCGCCAACGTGCTGTTCACGAAGGAACTCAACCGCCGCTTCGGAGACGACGGGCTCAGCGCCGTCGCGTTCCACCCCGGCGCGATCGCGAGCGGGTTCGCCGCGGCGTCGACGGGCCCGTGGCGCTTCATGTACACCAACCCGCTCGCCGCGCGCCTGCTCACCTCGACCGAGGTCGGCGGCGCCCGCTTGACGTGGCTCGCGCTCGGCAAGCCCGGGGTCGACTGGGAGCCGGGCGAGTTCTACTCGAACAACCGGCCGTCGAAGACGAGCCGCATCGCCGACGACCCGCTCGTCGCCAAGCGCCTCTGGGACGAGAGCGCCGAGATGGTCGGGCTGTAACCGTGATGGCCGCGACGCCGCGGCAGACGAAACCGTGCGCGCACTGCGGGCGCCCGTTCGCCGACCGCAAGAGGTGGGCGGGGCGCGAGCAGTGGGACGAGGTGAAGTACTGCTCGCGCGGATGCCGCGCCGCAGCCGCTCGTGAGAGGCGTCGGGCGTGAAGGCGGCTCTCATCCTCGGCACGCAGCTTCTGGCGCGGCACCCGGCCTTCGACGATCCCGACATCGACGCGTTCTTCTTCGTCGAGTCGGCCTCACGGTTCGAGCGGCTGCCCTACCACCAGCACAAGATCGTGCTGGTGCTCGCGGCGATGCGGCACGCCGCAGCGCGACTCGAGTCCGACGGGCGGGCCGTGCACCGCGTAGCGCTGTCGGACGGGCTGTCGTTCGCGGAGGGGGTCGAGCGTCTCGTACGCGAGACCGATGCCGACGGGCTGGCGTGGATGAGCGCGACCGATCGCGGCGTCGACGAGCGCCTCGACCGGCTGTGCGCCCGCCTCGGACTGCGTACCCGCGTGTACCCCGACGACCTCTTCCTGACGCCCGCCGATCTCGTCGATGGCTGGTTCGCCGAGCATCCCACCCCGGTCATGGAGGACTTCTACCGGTGGCAGCGTCGCCGTACCGACGTGCTGATGGACGGCGAGAAGCCCGTCGGGCGTCGCTGGAACTTCGACGCCGACAATCGTGAACCGCTCCCCAAGGGCGGTCTGCCGATCCCCGCGTTGCCGGCCGTCGAGCGCGACCCGATCCTCGAGCGCACGATCGCCGAGGTCGCCGACCGATTCGCAGGCCATCCGGGCGATGCGACGCAGTTCTGGCTGCCCGTGACGCCCGAGGGCGCGCGCGGCTGGCTCGACACGTTCGTCGCCGAGCGGCTGCACGACTTCGGCCGCTACGAAGACGCGATGGCTCACGACGAGGCGTTCCTGTTCCATTCGGTGGTCTCGCCGATGCTCAACATCGGGCTCGTCTCGGTGCAGGAGGTGGCGGATGCGGCGCTCGCCGCCGTCGACGACGTGCCGCTCGCCTCGATCGAGGGGTTCTTGCGACAGGTGATCGGGTGGCGGGAGTACATGCGCGGGATGTATCGCGCTCACCCGGCGCTGGAGCGGACGAACTTCCTCGGCCAGGAGCGACGGCTCGAAGGCTGGTGGTACACGAACGAGGACGTCCCCGACGACCTGCCCGAGCCCGTCCGCGCGGTGCTGGCGCGGGTCCACCGGTGGGGATACGCCCATCACATCGAGCGACTCATGGTGCTGGGCAACTGGTTCCTGCTGCAGGGGTACGAGCCGCGCGAGGTCACGCGCTGGTTCTCCGCGCTCTTCGTCGACGCGTACGAGTGGGTCATGGTGCCGAACGTGATGGGCATGAGCCAGTACGCCGACGGCGGGCTCGTGGCGACCAAGCCCTATATCTCCGGCGGCGCCTATCTTCAGCGCATGGGGTCGTGGTGGTCGTCGGGCCGGGAGGCGAAGGAGTCCGCCTTCACCGACGCCTACTGGCGCTTCCTCGACGAGCACGAAGACCAGCTGACCGGCAACCACCGTCTGGCCCGGCCTCTCGCCCAGATGCGTTCGCGCCGGGAGGCCGCGGAGTAGCTCAGGCCTCGAGGGCGCGCGCGACCGCGACGAGCACGTGGTCGAGCTGCGGCACGCCGCTCGCGCGGAGCACTTCGCCGCCGGCGCTCGAGCGGACGATCACCGTCGGGGTGGCGTCGATGCGGTCGGCCTCGGCGA is drawn from Microbacterium hatanonis and contains these coding sequences:
- the efeU gene encoding iron uptake transporter permease EfeU, whose protein sequence is MFATFLIGLREGLEAALVVGILVAYLSRAGRRDALPRLWAGVALAVILSLGIGAILTFGAYSLTFEAQELIGGLLSLVAVAMVTWMIFWMQRTARTLKNDLESGVQRALVAGSVWALIAIGFVSVAREGIETTLLLWSMVQSFGNAPDALLGALLGLACAVVLGWAVARGMLRLNLRVFFTWTGAFLVIVAAGVLAYAIHDLQEAGALPGPFTAAAPLDAATGAVATGWAALPFGWAFDVSVAVPPGSPLAAILQATIGFMPRMTWLQVIAWVVYIAVVGLFFVRGAMGRPARATSAPAASTTSALGNEVPANGAGVPAAGASTTQQGAA
- a CDS encoding cryptochrome/photolyase family protein; the encoded protein is MKAALILGTQLLARHPAFDDPDIDAFFFVESASRFERLPYHQHKIVLVLAAMRHAAARLESDGRAVHRVALSDGLSFAEGVERLVRETDADGLAWMSATDRGVDERLDRLCARLGLRTRVYPDDLFLTPADLVDGWFAEHPTPVMEDFYRWQRRRTDVLMDGEKPVGRRWNFDADNREPLPKGGLPIPALPAVERDPILERTIAEVADRFAGHPGDATQFWLPVTPEGARGWLDTFVAERLHDFGRYEDAMAHDEAFLFHSVVSPMLNIGLVSVQEVADAALAAVDDVPLASIEGFLRQVIGWREYMRGMYRAHPALERTNFLGQERRLEGWWYTNEDVPDDLPEPVRAVLARVHRWGYAHHIERLMVLGNWFLLQGYEPREVTRWFSALFVDAYEWVMVPNVMGMSQYADGGLVATKPYISGGAYLQRMGSWWSSGREAKESAFTDAYWRFLDEHEDQLTGNHRLARPLAQMRSRREAAE
- the efeO gene encoding iron uptake system protein EfeO — protein: MNTSRLVGAAAALGVVTIVLAGCVAKADVAASDALTVTSTADGCEVSGSSATSGTLAFDVTNSGDEVTEFYLLADDGLRIVGEVENIAPGASRTLTVVAQPGDYYTLCKPGMIGDGVGRAGFAVSGDAVAIDGPDAEQKQQAVDLYAAFVKDQVGQLVPAVDAFVAAYESGDDAAAQAQFPQVRAFYERIEPVAEALGDLDPRIDYREVDAVAEGLDWTGFHRIEKDLWVPAQDALNADGETPAWQDWAPSTAEERASYGDQLITDVQELYDYVHSADFQTALDAQGVAGISNGAIALLDEVATGKISGEEDWWSGTDLYDFAANVEGSKMAFSLVSDFAASKGDEGGALVEEIEAGYADLEASLAAHGSLTDGFVGYGQLTDADKREFTDLINALAEPLSQLTVTVLE
- a CDS encoding SDR family oxidoreductase, with the protein product MTSSANTPSSPFDPDRRALVVGATGIGGSALVDLLAERGWEVTALSRRPGAPRAGVRALSADLRSAADLARVLADERPTHVFFTAWSRQATEEENIAVNGGMVRDLLAALSSAPVAHVALVTGLKHYLGPFEAYGQGAMPDTPFHEDEPRLDAPNFYYAQEDELFAAAARGGFTWSVHRSHTVIGHAVGNAMNMGLTLAVYASICRELGAPFVFPGSLTQWNGLTDMTDATVLAEQMVWAATSDAGRDEAFNVVNGDVFRWRWMWPRLAAYFGVDPVGPVETPQPLAERMADAQQVWDRLVAAHGLAEPDVARIASWWHTDADLGREIEVVTDMSKSRLAGFTLHHRTVDSFTALFDRYRAERLIP
- a CDS encoding DUF2256 domain-containing protein, translating into MAATPRQTKPCAHCGRPFADRKRWAGREQWDEVKYCSRGCRAAAARERRRA
- a CDS encoding SDR family NAD(P)-dependent oxidoreductase, producing MPRTIVITGASDGIGAASARQLTDAGEQVVVVGRNPEKTAKVARQLGVPSHVADYSDLSQVRDLAAVLLETYPRIDVLANNAGGVFGERTVTKDGYELTFQVNHLGGFLLTNLLMDRLIESSASIVQTSSFAARGFSRFDIDDLQGENRFSATTAYGNGKLANVLFTKELNRRFGDDGLSAVAFHPGAIASGFAAASTGPWRFMYTNPLAARLLTSTEVGGARLTWLALGKPGVDWEPGEFYSNNRPSKTSRIADDPLVAKRLWDESAEMVGL